A stretch of the Marivirga tractuosa DSM 4126 genome encodes the following:
- a CDS encoding restriction endonuclease subunit S → MNKVKLMDICTKITDGTHHTPKYTESGVPFFRVTDITASNNSKKYISNEEHLELIKRCHPEKGDILYSKNGTIGVGKIVDWDFEFSIFVSLCLIKPNHKIVNTKYLNYFLNTSFALRQALKYSKVATIKNLHLVEIKKLKVPLPPLAVQERIAAILDAADELRQKDQALLKKYDDLIQSLFLDMFGDPVSNSKNLKVKPLGELCDFYSGKAWKKAELGSYGYKLVRISNLHKPNFPYWLYEGEMIEKLKVEAGDLLFSWAGVQASIDVYLYDGETGMLNQHIYNLKPKKNSPNKEYLFNLLKLHLRNLRSSLGGGVGQFHLKKSDITSIKVLIPDEATMQVFLDSLSILNDQKQQAQANIKKSEELFQSLLQKAFKGELVSELESKVSNK, encoded by the coding sequence ATGAATAAAGTTAAACTAATGGATATTTGTACCAAAATCACAGATGGTACACATCATACTCCGAAGTACACTGAAAGTGGTGTCCCTTTTTTTAGAGTTACTGATATAACAGCAAGCAATAATTCTAAAAAATATATCTCAAATGAAGAACACTTAGAGTTAATTAAAAGATGCCACCCAGAAAAGGGTGATATATTATATTCGAAAAATGGCACTATAGGGGTAGGAAAAATAGTAGACTGGGATTTCGAATTCAGTATATTCGTGAGTTTATGCTTAATAAAGCCAAATCATAAAATTGTAAATACCAAGTACCTTAATTACTTTTTAAATACATCTTTTGCTCTAAGACAAGCTCTAAAATATTCGAAAGTTGCAACCATAAAGAATCTGCATCTGGTTGAAATAAAAAAACTTAAAGTACCACTCCCTCCATTAGCAGTTCAAGAACGCATTGCTGCCATACTTGATGCTGCCGATGAACTAAGACAGAAAGATCAAGCACTTCTCAAAAAATACGATGATCTCATCCAAAGTCTTTTCTTGGATATGTTTGGTGATCCTGTGTCTAATAGTAAAAACCTTAAGGTTAAGCCATTAGGAGAGCTTTGTGATTTTTACTCAGGCAAGGCATGGAAGAAAGCGGAGCTTGGAAGTTATGGCTATAAACTTGTTAGAATTTCAAATTTACATAAGCCAAATTTTCCTTACTGGCTCTATGAGGGAGAAATGATTGAGAAGTTAAAAGTTGAAGCAGGGGACTTATTGTTTTCATGGGCAGGAGTACAAGCGTCTATAGATGTGTATCTATATGATGGAGAAACTGGCATGCTCAATCAGCACATTTACAATTTAAAACCAAAAAAGAATAGTCCAAATAAAGAATATCTGTTCAATTTGTTAAAACTTCATCTGAGAAATCTTAGAAGTTCCTTGGGTGGTGGAGTTGGACAATTTCATCTTAAGAAAAGTGATATTACATCTATCAAAGTATTGATCCCCGATGAAGCTACGATGCAAGTATTTTTAGATTCACTATCAATACTAAATGATCAAAAACAACAAGCTCAAGCCAACATTAAAAAGTCAGAAGAATTATTTCAGAGCCTATTGCAAAAAGCATTTAAAGGGGAATTAGTAAGTGAATTAGAATCAAAAGTATCTAATAAATAA
- a CDS encoding DUF262 domain-containing protein, producing MNIHQQSSKAQDRTLSVWFQKVQNGEIKLPRFQRHQAWDKKRITSLLDTISYNLPLGITLVLDVGNEEKFDSRYLVTAPQTGGKVNEHLLDGQQRLTSLWRCMNNNYDSEKYFIYIPEFDNEDDGMKFDQMTAYCQSRWFKRDKLYPLWADSPKFCFKKGLIPVNLLLPFDIKTKIDDWIKEAIGHLMPKKGDEAFEDKYEYYYEKKTQLDKKITELREIISHYNLPYLALPSSTSIDIALQVFINMNTNTKPLSLYDVIVAEVESVKSVSLHELQAELDEKYPRVKDYFKLEQLVLVTSALLQDKLPNNKGALEMSKAKMVDNWATLMDGLNKMVVFMENEGIYSRQILPTNAVLGVIAALYAVIPESLDERGKAEILLRKYLWSSFFTDRYENTAASRAYRDYLMLKKIIQKEHKENGQPYIEQDVPVLDREFFAISDMDFLAKTGWAKRENIRARAIICVASKLGAYDFSDGQKLTRSNLKNRDYHHIFPKAFLQNLDVNPDLALNCAMISSSTNKSLGAKSPLKYIKEKTEVFDNDTIRHRLNSHLIPMTRLVEIEEAKALESKYIERQYKQFLKERAAIMLEAAEQLCEGKNITIDSILSSNSTFSAEVKELDEEVSKIELATRRLIAEKLGGNKHAKEVFNDKLVESAEGKYNSWLKKNAGVEKENPISVRTALNNLTLSDYKDILTSKQHWQLFEDVYGAKGNVMNRYTQLGTMRNRIRHDNELSTVEKKDGEAAIEWFNTALMEYLD from the coding sequence ATGAATATACACCAGCAATCAAGCAAAGCACAAGACAGAACGCTTTCTGTATGGTTTCAGAAGGTTCAAAATGGTGAAATTAAATTACCAAGGTTTCAGAGGCATCAAGCATGGGATAAAAAACGCATCACCAGTTTATTAGATACCATATCTTATAACCTTCCCCTCGGTATTACGCTCGTGCTGGATGTAGGTAATGAGGAAAAATTTGATTCAAGGTATTTGGTTACTGCACCGCAAACTGGTGGTAAGGTAAATGAACATTTATTGGATGGTCAACAAAGACTGACTTCGCTATGGCGATGCATGAATAATAATTACGATTCTGAAAAATACTTTATTTATATACCAGAGTTTGATAATGAAGATGATGGGATGAAGTTTGACCAGATGACCGCCTATTGCCAGAGCAGATGGTTTAAGCGAGATAAGCTATATCCATTGTGGGCAGATTCCCCAAAGTTCTGTTTCAAAAAAGGATTAATTCCAGTAAACCTGCTGCTGCCATTTGATATAAAGACCAAAATTGATGATTGGATTAAGGAAGCAATAGGTCATTTAATGCCTAAAAAAGGGGATGAAGCATTCGAAGATAAATATGAGTACTACTATGAAAAGAAAACGCAGCTCGACAAGAAAATTACGGAGTTAAGAGAGATCATTAGTCATTACAACTTGCCGTATCTCGCACTACCATCCAGTACCTCTATTGATATTGCTCTGCAGGTATTCATTAACATGAACACCAATACTAAACCGCTTTCATTGTATGATGTAATAGTAGCAGAGGTGGAAAGTGTAAAGAGTGTTTCATTGCATGAATTGCAAGCAGAACTAGATGAGAAATATCCTAGAGTGAAGGACTATTTTAAATTAGAGCAGTTAGTGCTCGTCACATCGGCACTACTTCAAGATAAACTACCCAATAACAAAGGTGCATTGGAAATGAGCAAAGCAAAGATGGTGGACAATTGGGCTACCCTCATGGATGGACTGAATAAAATGGTTGTTTTTATGGAGAATGAAGGCATTTATTCAAGGCAAATTTTACCCACCAATGCCGTTTTAGGTGTGATTGCTGCTCTTTATGCCGTAATTCCTGAATCTTTAGATGAAAGAGGAAAAGCTGAAATTTTACTGAGAAAATACCTATGGTCTTCATTTTTTACCGATAGATATGAAAATACTGCGGCATCACGTGCATATCGTGATTATCTAATGCTCAAGAAAATTATCCAGAAAGAACATAAAGAAAATGGTCAGCCATACATTGAACAGGATGTGCCTGTTTTGGATCGTGAATTCTTTGCCATTTCTGACATGGATTTTCTCGCCAAAACTGGATGGGCAAAAAGAGAGAACATCCGAGCTAGAGCCATTATCTGTGTAGCCTCAAAGTTAGGTGCGTATGACTTTTCGGACGGTCAGAAATTAACTAGGTCAAATCTTAAAAACAGAGATTACCATCATATTTTCCCTAAAGCATTTCTGCAAAACCTCGATGTAAATCCTGATCTAGCGTTGAACTGTGCCATGATTTCGTCATCCACCAATAAAAGCTTGGGTGCTAAATCTCCATTAAAATACATCAAAGAAAAAACAGAAGTTTTCGATAATGATACCATCAGACATAGGCTAAACAGTCATTTAATCCCAATGACCAGACTAGTTGAAATTGAAGAAGCCAAGGCATTAGAGAGCAAATATATTGAAAGACAGTATAAGCAATTCCTCAAGGAGAGAGCAGCCATCATGTTAGAAGCTGCTGAACAACTTTGTGAAGGTAAAAACATTACTATTGACAGTATACTATCAAGTAACTCAACATTCTCTGCTGAAGTAAAAGAACTGGACGAAGAGGTGAGTAAAATAGAGCTTGCTACACGTAGATTAATAGCAGAAAAACTCGGTGGGAATAAGCATGCAAAAGAGGTATTCAATGACAAACTGGTGGAGTCTGCAGAGGGCAAGTATAACAGTTGGTTAAAGAAGAATGCTGGTGTTGAGAAAGAAAATCCTATTAGTGTGAGAACGGCATTAAATAACTTAACCTTATCCGATTATAAAGACATACTTACTTCGAAACAACATTGGCAGTTGTTTGAAGATGTTTACGGAGCTAAAGGAAATGTAATGAACCGTTATACTCAGTTGGGTACAATGAGAAATCGTATCAGACATGATAATGAGCTATCTACAGTTGAAAAAAAAGATGGCGAAGCAGCAATTGAATGGTTTAATACCGCATTAATGGAATATTTAGATTAA
- a CDS encoding DEAD/DEAH box helicase family protein, which yields MSNFNFLKDEWSTLYQNMVLAEQRVFSEPESTAMKCRVALEEVVHRIYELEYLDLPFNTDLFSMMQEPDFRNTISFDLRELDIIRKTGNNAGHYKTRRVTKEDAKVSLKYSFSLLKWFAETYSEVQPETPTHFDETVIPKIGGEGRKIQEQRKEHEEEKKKLQEQIDQLIKEQKEQLEKAKDSENSLLEYKQEIQAAKAAVTEQKRERQVKPSKEFSEAETRLHLINIDLKEAGWNNLSEGRELEFPVKGMPITKDNPNGNGYVDYVLWGSDGKPLALVEAKRTSKDVEIGKHQAYLYANCLEEMYGQRPIIFYTNGYDTRLWDDTFYAGSRRVHGFYTQDELQWLIQQRGSRKDIRQAKVDTAIAGRPYQIEAIKRTAETFVTDSQEGLRGNKRNALLVMATGSGKTRVSAALVDVLFKNNWAKRVLFLADRNALVTQAKRSFSEHLNDLSSVDLTQEKENDTTRLVFSTYQSMMNKIDNSFTEDERFYGVGHFDLIVIDEAHRSIYNRYKAIFEYFDSLLVGLTATPKDSIDHNTFELFDCGSGDPTFSYELEEAVSSNYLVPFENLDVSTKFLREGIKYAQLSAEEKAKYEETFRDSTTGQFPDEIRSSAINKWLFNKDTVYKVLDQLMEKGLRIEGGDKLGRTIIFAVNQKHAQFIEDCFKERYPEQPSNFIATIHTQVSHAESMIRAFCNQEEEKLPQIAVSVDMMDTGIDAPRVLNLVFFKVVRSYAKFWQMIGRGTRLCPDVFGYKQPKEKFLIFDVCQNFDFFSIEQNGKSGTIGKPLTQRIFESRLQLSRLLAETGEPDHLEQSKELRDMLHSAIATLDKKRFQVDMQYQYVEEFEKRKRWNNLNAEDIHIIEEHLSDLPVPESTNENARIFDLMMLKLQIAHLLISSAQKGYHQKLIEIAEELSTKYNIPQVMKSRTLIESMKDPDFYKTLTQRKIEEIRVEVRELVQYLEKDKQPIIYTNLTDSDAETVAGEPLPKFENVGIYKRRVESFIRENQNLLVISKIKSNETITIEELKQLESVLFDGSERGTRADFVKEYGEQPLAKLIRNIIGLDVAAAQQAFADFIQSGNLTANQIKFINTIISFLTKNGTIEKRMLFEPPFTDMNDQGILGVFEDAEAHKIISIIQEINENAEVG from the coding sequence ATGAGCAACTTCAACTTTCTAAAAGATGAGTGGTCAACACTGTACCAAAACATGGTATTGGCTGAGCAAAGAGTATTCTCTGAGCCAGAGTCTACCGCTATGAAGTGCCGTGTAGCCTTGGAAGAAGTAGTTCACCGTATTTATGAATTGGAATATTTGGATTTACCATTCAATACCGACTTGTTTAGCATGATGCAAGAGCCTGACTTTAGGAATACGATTTCTTTTGACTTAAGGGAGCTAGATATTATACGAAAGACAGGAAATAATGCTGGGCACTATAAAACCCGTAGAGTGACCAAAGAGGATGCCAAAGTAAGCCTCAAATATTCTTTTAGCTTATTAAAATGGTTTGCGGAGACCTACAGTGAAGTGCAACCTGAAACTCCAACACATTTTGATGAAACTGTGATACCGAAAATAGGTGGTGAAGGTCGAAAGATTCAGGAGCAGAGAAAGGAACATGAAGAAGAGAAAAAGAAGCTTCAAGAGCAAATAGATCAATTAATAAAAGAGCAAAAAGAACAGCTTGAGAAGGCAAAGGATTCTGAGAACTCTCTGTTGGAATATAAGCAAGAGATTCAAGCCGCCAAAGCCGCAGTAACTGAGCAAAAGCGAGAGAGACAAGTAAAACCATCTAAGGAATTTTCAGAAGCTGAAACACGTCTTCACCTGATCAACATTGATCTCAAAGAGGCAGGCTGGAATAATTTAAGCGAAGGAAGAGAGCTGGAGTTTCCTGTCAAAGGAATGCCTATTACAAAAGATAATCCCAACGGAAACGGTTATGTTGATTATGTTTTATGGGGAAGCGATGGTAAACCATTAGCACTGGTGGAAGCTAAAAGAACCTCCAAAGATGTTGAAATAGGTAAACACCAAGCGTATTTATATGCTAATTGTCTGGAGGAGATGTATGGGCAACGTCCAATCATCTTCTATACCAATGGCTATGATACCCGATTGTGGGATGACACCTTTTACGCTGGCTCACGAAGAGTGCATGGTTTTTATACCCAAGATGAACTTCAGTGGTTGATCCAGCAGAGAGGGTCACGTAAGGATATCAGACAAGCGAAAGTCGATACAGCAATTGCAGGAAGACCCTACCAGATAGAGGCTATTAAACGTACCGCAGAAACTTTTGTGACTGATAGTCAGGAAGGACTTAGGGGTAATAAAAGAAATGCTCTTTTGGTTATGGCAACAGGATCGGGAAAAACCAGAGTTTCAGCAGCTTTAGTAGATGTATTGTTTAAAAATAATTGGGCAAAGAGAGTATTATTTCTTGCCGATAGAAATGCACTCGTAACCCAAGCCAAAAGAAGTTTCTCAGAGCATTTAAATGACCTATCATCTGTTGATTTAACTCAGGAAAAGGAAAATGACACTACTAGACTGGTCTTTTCTACCTACCAATCTATGATGAATAAAATCGATAATTCCTTTACCGAGGATGAGCGATTTTACGGTGTAGGGCACTTCGATCTTATAGTAATAGATGAAGCACATCGTTCGATCTATAATCGTTACAAGGCAATATTTGAATATTTCGATTCTCTATTGGTTGGCTTAACGGCAACACCAAAAGACAGTATTGACCACAATACTTTTGAGCTTTTTGATTGTGGTAGTGGTGATCCGACATTTTCTTATGAGCTGGAAGAAGCTGTATCCAGTAATTACCTAGTGCCTTTTGAGAATCTGGACGTTTCCACCAAGTTTTTGCGTGAAGGGATTAAATATGCTCAGTTATCTGCCGAAGAAAAAGCTAAATATGAAGAGACCTTCAGGGACTCTACAACAGGTCAATTTCCTGATGAAATTCGATCATCGGCAATCAATAAATGGTTGTTCAATAAGGATACTGTTTACAAAGTCCTCGACCAGTTGATGGAGAAGGGATTACGAATAGAAGGAGGTGATAAACTCGGTCGTACCATTATATTTGCAGTAAATCAAAAACACGCTCAATTTATTGAAGATTGTTTCAAGGAGCGTTATCCAGAACAACCATCTAACTTCATTGCCACCATTCACACGCAGGTCTCACATGCAGAAAGCATGATCAGAGCATTCTGTAATCAGGAAGAAGAAAAACTTCCTCAAATAGCTGTGTCTGTTGATATGATGGATACTGGTATTGATGCACCACGAGTGCTTAATTTAGTGTTCTTCAAAGTGGTGAGATCATACGCAAAGTTTTGGCAAATGATAGGTCGTGGCACTCGATTATGTCCAGATGTGTTTGGTTATAAACAACCCAAAGAGAAATTTCTAATCTTTGATGTTTGCCAGAACTTCGATTTCTTTTCGATAGAGCAAAATGGAAAGTCAGGTACGATAGGAAAGCCACTAACGCAAAGAATTTTCGAGAGCAGATTGCAACTAAGTAGGCTACTAGCAGAGACAGGAGAACCTGATCACCTAGAGCAATCTAAAGAACTTCGTGACATGCTGCACTCAGCTATTGCCACACTGGATAAAAAAAGATTTCAGGTGGATATGCAATACCAATATGTGGAGGAGTTTGAGAAGCGTAAACGATGGAATAATCTGAATGCTGAAGATATACATATCATTGAGGAACATCTGTCTGATTTACCAGTACCTGAGTCCACTAACGAGAACGCTCGGATTTTTGACTTAATGATGCTAAAACTCCAGATCGCACATCTCCTGATTTCAAGTGCCCAAAAAGGCTACCACCAGAAGTTGATCGAAATAGCTGAAGAACTTTCAACCAAATATAATATTCCTCAAGTGATGAAATCACGTACTTTGATAGAGTCGATGAAAGACCCTGATTTTTATAAAACGCTGACCCAGCGAAAAATCGAGGAAATTCGTGTTGAGGTTAGAGAGTTAGTTCAATACCTTGAGAAGGATAAGCAGCCCATTATATACACGAACCTAACCGATTCGGATGCTGAAACAGTTGCTGGTGAGCCATTACCTAAATTTGAAAATGTTGGCATCTATAAGCGAAGAGTGGAGTCTTTTATTAGAGAGAATCAGAATCTTTTGGTGATCTCCAAAATAAAGTCAAATGAAACCATCACTATCGAGGAATTAAAGCAATTGGAAAGCGTTCTATTCGATGGCAGCGAACGTGGTACAAGAGCAGACTTTGTTAAAGAATATGGTGAACAACCATTAGCTAAGCTGATACGGAATATTATTGGATTAGATGTGGCTGCTGCTCAACAGGCTTTTGCAGATTTTATCCAGTCAGGAAACCTAACTGCAAACCAGATAAAATTTATTAACACCATTATTTCCTTCCTCACCAAGAACGGCACTATTGAAAAGAGGATGCTCTTCGAGCCTCCGTTTACGGATATGAATGACCAAGGAATATTAGGTGTATTTGAAGATGCCGAGGCTCATAAAATCATCTCCATTATTCAGGAGATTAATGAAAATGCTGAGGTGGGGTAA
- a CDS encoding BT4734/BF3469 family protein produces MKTRHIFLNYYRKLSQSRDGDLVTLDDVLDFIKQPTGRLAVQMLNKYEKVSNIPEYSVEGNELIIINENNEVEQVDTSVEKYELQGDEYSRRKESEVGYTCFNSFSRIGRRKGDMSSPTNFVFLDIDGIGNPHKASDLARTTREVVKKALLQKFDFIYSIWISLSGFGLGFIVKCDAIQSKRHYEVVYDELASQFDDFLMSYGLNTDPNAKGFTQPTLLPYDPSIIVRADASLYPAKDVLVNVNEQKGKEGSIDAGEDLDYSMPLKEQVSKAIISQKVTYYSIFRRYTEYPNDSIILARLIEERYDINEIDYNSYTILNDQKSDVYDAKEPLPVTKRMYFEGEVKEGLRNNMIGLYGMKLIFNNPFRSPQRLLDHLQYVNANHFQPPLSKKEVYNSFIYNYRNYMSGDLDFSGIIDKHVYHLFPRRVEDYGNDIDARKAKQKLASQVHHNNKKREKIESIKNAIILLEDTGGKVNQINLSEITGITRKTVSKYLKLIKEEKE; encoded by the coding sequence ATGAAAACTAGACATATATTTCTTAACTATTACCGCAAATTAAGTCAATCACGAGATGGTGATTTGGTTACGTTAGATGATGTATTGGATTTTATAAAGCAACCTACAGGCAGACTAGCAGTCCAGATGCTGAATAAGTATGAAAAGGTGAGCAATATTCCAGAATATTCAGTAGAAGGAAATGAGTTAATTATTATCAATGAAAATAATGAAGTAGAGCAAGTTGATACTTCAGTTGAGAAATATGAACTGCAGGGTGATGAATACTCTAGGAGAAAAGAAAGCGAAGTCGGCTACACCTGCTTCAACTCTTTTTCTAGAATAGGTCGCAGAAAAGGAGACATGTCTTCTCCTACCAATTTTGTTTTTTTAGATATTGACGGCATTGGTAATCCACATAAAGCATCTGATTTAGCTCGCACAACAAGAGAAGTCGTAAAAAAGGCTCTATTGCAGAAATTTGACTTTATCTATTCCATATGGATTTCACTTTCAGGCTTTGGTTTAGGGTTCATCGTTAAATGTGATGCGATACAGAGCAAGAGGCATTATGAAGTAGTGTATGATGAATTAGCCAGTCAATTCGATGATTTTCTTATGAGCTACGGGCTGAATACTGACCCTAATGCAAAAGGATTTACGCAACCAACACTTCTGCCGTATGATCCATCAATAATTGTGAGAGCAGATGCTTCATTATATCCAGCCAAAGATGTTTTGGTGAATGTTAATGAACAGAAAGGTAAAGAAGGAAGCATAGATGCTGGAGAGGACTTAGATTATAGCATGCCGCTAAAAGAACAAGTTTCCAAGGCTATTATATCACAAAAAGTAACTTACTACAGCATATTCCGAAGATATACCGAGTATCCAAATGATAGTATCATCTTGGCAAGGTTAATCGAGGAAAGATATGACATAAATGAAATTGATTATAACTCCTACACGATCTTGAATGATCAAAAATCTGATGTCTATGATGCCAAAGAACCTCTACCTGTGACCAAGAGAATGTATTTTGAAGGTGAGGTAAAAGAAGGGCTACGTAATAACATGATCGGGCTATATGGAATGAAGCTAATATTCAATAACCCGTTCAGATCACCACAAAGATTATTAGATCACCTACAATACGTAAATGCTAATCATTTTCAACCACCATTATCAAAAAAGGAGGTATATAATTCTTTCATTTATAATTACAGGAATTATATGAGTGGAGACCTAGACTTCTCTGGGATAATAGATAAACATGTATATCATCTTTTTCCAAGAAGAGTTGAAGATTACGGAAATGATATTGATGCACGGAAAGCAAAGCAGAAGTTAGCTTCACAGGTACACCATAATAATAAAAAGAGAGAGAAAATTGAATCTATTAAGAATGCAATAATTCTATTAGAAGACACAGGGGGAAAAGTAAACCAAATTAATCTTTCAGAAATAACTGGTATTACCAGAAAGACTGTTTCTAAGTACTTGAAGTTAATCAAAGAGGAAAAGGAGTAA
- a CDS encoding helix-turn-helix domain-containing protein — MEQDNRLVSIGAKLKELIKAKGYVNMEHFAHDHQINRVTLYKVLNGSNFQMSTFLKLLDALDIDMKNFFLEL, encoded by the coding sequence ATGGAACAGGATAATCGGCTGGTAAGCATTGGGGCTAAACTAAAAGAATTGATTAAAGCGAAGGGTTATGTTAATATGGAACATTTCGCCCATGATCACCAAATCAATCGTGTTACTTTGTACAAGGTGTTAAACGGAAGTAACTTTCAAATGTCTACCTTTCTCAAGCTGTTGGATGCTTTAGATATTGATATGAAGAATTTCTTTCTAGAATTATAA
- a CDS encoding recombinase family protein — protein MKNQKYALYARVSTSDGRQSNDNQKIRLKEFAESKGWDYELFEEQESTRKTRPVKARLLQRLRNEKFAGIAVVKLDRYARSSTELLLEVQELLDRGIEFHSITENLDFSTATGKLHFTILSAFAEFERDLIRQRTIEGLNRVKSQGKSLGRPIGSKDTKKRKTDGYKLREAKKLLSKANNTPPK, from the coding sequence ATGAAAAATCAAAAATATGCTCTCTATGCCCGTGTCTCAACTAGTGATGGAAGACAATCAAACGATAATCAAAAAATTCGCTTGAAAGAGTTCGCTGAGTCCAAAGGTTGGGATTATGAGTTATTTGAGGAACAAGAATCCACAAGAAAAACAAGACCTGTTAAAGCTAGACTACTCCAACGCTTAAGAAATGAAAAGTTTGCGGGTATTGCCGTAGTAAAGCTTGACAGATATGCCAGATCATCAACCGAGTTACTTCTAGAGGTACAAGAGTTATTGGATAGAGGAATAGAATTCCATTCTATCACAGAGAATCTAGACTTTTCTACTGCAACAGGTAAATTACACTTTACAATTTTATCAGCCTTTGCCGAATTTGAAAGAGACCTCATTAGACAAAGAACCATCGAGGGTTTAAACAGAGTAAAAAGTCAAGGCAAGAGTTTAGGAAGACCAATAGGCTCAAAAGATACTAAGAAGCGTAAGACCGATGGTTATAAATTGAGAGAGGCTAAGAAACTGCTGTCGAAAGCAAATAATACTCCTCCTAAATAA
- a CDS encoding site-specific integrase, with protein MENRVKTSFWLVKSKQNKHRECPIYLRIHAANTSVQISTGHFVLAGKWDKRRKKIIGGDLSAEAINQNLVALQTKVLKIVNRLLLEGQPFNAHIVKDKLQGDEALRTTLMQAFQEYLDHIESLIGIDYSKPTLVKYSQTKQRLGKFIQVKFKREDIQLFELDYDFLDQFIHFLKTRYSNSQTTCYKHFQRFTRVVRISMRKGYLEKYPFDNFNIKLPKKPVEFLTQAEIDKIEHAEFDMERLNIIRDIFILSCYSGLAYTEVYNLTEQHLEVADDGEVWLNLTRQKTKKSIKIPLLPKAVAIIEKYKHHPISKKRKKLIPVPSNQKVNAYLKEIQDVCGIKKKLHFHLARKSFSVTIILNNAVPIETLSLLLGHGSIKVTVDAYSSITNEKLKKDFQNLKNQF; from the coding sequence ATGGAAAATCGAGTAAAAACATCATTCTGGCTAGTAAAAAGTAAGCAAAATAAGCACCGAGAATGCCCTATTTATCTGCGTATTCATGCAGCAAATACATCAGTGCAAATTTCTACTGGTCACTTTGTGCTGGCAGGTAAATGGGATAAGAGAAGAAAAAAGATAATAGGTGGCGACTTGTCTGCTGAAGCCATCAACCAAAACCTAGTCGCCCTTCAGACCAAAGTATTGAAAATAGTCAACCGCTTACTGCTGGAAGGACAGCCATTCAATGCTCACATAGTAAAAGATAAGCTGCAAGGAGATGAGGCTCTGCGTACTACCCTGATGCAAGCCTTTCAGGAATATCTGGATCACATTGAATCACTAATCGGAATCGATTACTCTAAACCCACACTGGTCAAGTATTCTCAGACCAAGCAGCGACTTGGTAAATTTATACAAGTGAAATTCAAGCGAGAGGATATTCAGCTATTCGAACTGGATTATGACTTCTTAGACCAGTTCATCCATTTCCTGAAGACTAGATATAGTAATTCGCAAACCACCTGTTATAAACACTTTCAACGCTTTACAAGAGTAGTACGAATCTCCATGCGTAAAGGCTATTTAGAGAAATATCCATTTGATAATTTCAACATTAAACTGCCCAAGAAGCCTGTAGAATTTCTAACCCAAGCAGAAATCGATAAAATCGAGCATGCAGAATTTGATATGGAACGGCTCAATATCATTCGAGACATATTTATTTTAAGCTGCTATTCTGGACTAGCCTATACCGAAGTGTACAACTTGACCGAGCAGCATTTAGAGGTTGCCGATGACGGAGAAGTTTGGCTAAACCTAACCCGTCAAAAGACTAAAAAAAGCATAAAGATACCTTTGCTACCCAAAGCAGTAGCTATAATCGAGAAATATAAGCACCACCCAATCAGCAAAAAGAGGAAAAAGCTGATTCCTGTTCCCTCCAATCAGAAAGTAAACGCCTACCTGAAAGAGATTCAGGATGTATGCGGAATCAAAAAGAAACTGCATTTCCACCTTGCAAGGAAATCCTTCAGCGTTACCATTATTTTAAATAACGCTGTTCCAATTGAAACCCTAAGCCTATTATTAGGACATGGAAGTATAAAGGTGACTGTTGATGCCTATTCTTCCATCACAAATGAGAAGCTTAAAAAGGATTTTCAAAATCTAAAGAACCAATTTTAA